TTCCCTCGCAAAGCGCCATGAATCGAGGGTGCCGAAGCTCACGGTTACGAGCTTCACGTCGTAGCCAATCCTCCTCAGTATCCACGCGCTCAGGCTCGAGTCCTTTCCGCCCGAATAGAGGTGGTGTATCCTCATCTTCGTTGCCCTCCAACACCTTTAAAAGGCCAACCTTTTTAAACTACTCCACGCGGGAGCTAAAGGTGAGAGAGATGGAGAAACGCTTGTCTGGAAAGGTGAGAAGGGCCCTCAGGGGGAGGTACTACGACATCCCGCCGAGGGCGTGGATAGGCAGGAGAGGCCTTGATGAGGGAGTCATAGCCGAGATAAACACCCAGCTCGAGAAGGATGGTGTTCTTAAGGTTGAGATACGCAAGGGAGCGCTCATCTCCACAGGTCTCGACAGAAGGTCAATCGCCGAAAAGGTGGCCGGGGCAACGGACAGCGAGCTCATAGACGTCCGCGGCAAAAGGTTTATATTGTTCAGGCCGAGGGAAGGTTGGGAAAAGTATTTAAGGAAGCTTCAGAGAAAGGAGCTTTCGATGGAAAAACGGGAGGAAAAGCCCGTTAAGAAAGTCAGGCTCGACATCGTTCAGTTCAGGAGGAAATTCAAGAAGGGGAGGGATTGAAAGTGGCGACGGTTTATGACGTTCCCGGTGATTTGCTCGTTGAGAGGGTTGCGAAGGCTCTTAAAGAGGTGGAGGCAATAAAACCACCCGAGTGGGCCCCCTTCGTCAAGACCGGAAGGCACAAGGAGCGCATTCCTGAGCAGGAGGACTGGTGGTACTACAGGGTTGCCAGCGTCCTCAGGAAGGTCTACGTTGACGGTCCGGTGG
The window above is part of the Thermococcus sp. P6 genome. Proteins encoded here:
- a CDS encoding YhbY family RNA-binding protein, which produces MEKRLSGKVRRALRGRYYDIPPRAWIGRRGLDEGVIAEINTQLEKDGVLKVEIRKGALISTGLDRRSIAEKVAGATDSELIDVRGKRFILFRPREGWEKYLRKLQRKELSMEKREEKPVKKVRLDIVQFRRKFKKGRD